One stretch of Longimicrobium sp. DNA includes these proteins:
- a CDS encoding GNAT family N-acetyltransferase produces MSWHRGVERAERAASSAPRVFSGDAAAPGGDVLARLRAAAPGELAWLPVNGRTFAPLLRPGDEMGIERCGGDALRRGDLALVRCGGPWSVRVVAAVQPPRLGTLHGAMEDDACQVHGRVMAVRRGGRTFEFGATHRAAAWAMQRAGAGARRVLGPALRFVRSSPATRRMRARHVGQVRIRRAGPGDAAALDAFAAEALPRMRDLIARQVRGRWAAEGFPVAAFDARGTVRGFTFVDEYAAEGVALPGHWVRSVGVSPWARRLGLGRQLVRAACAEAYRDGVTRVYADVREDNAASLAMFRGLGFTEAPPELAAAANAALVVPGEVRRVIFESPLPLPA; encoded by the coding sequence GTGAGCTGGCACCGGGGCGTGGAGCGCGCGGAACGGGCCGCGTCCTCCGCGCCTCGCGTGTTTTCGGGAGATGCGGCCGCGCCGGGCGGCGACGTCCTCGCGCGACTCCGCGCCGCCGCCCCGGGCGAGCTGGCCTGGCTCCCGGTGAACGGCCGCACCTTCGCGCCGCTCCTGCGCCCGGGCGACGAGATGGGGATCGAGCGGTGCGGGGGCGATGCGCTGCGCCGCGGCGACCTGGCGCTGGTGCGCTGCGGCGGGCCGTGGTCCGTCCGCGTCGTCGCCGCCGTCCAACCGCCGCGGCTGGGGACGCTGCACGGCGCGATGGAGGACGACGCCTGCCAGGTCCACGGCCGCGTGATGGCGGTCCGTCGCGGCGGGCGCACGTTCGAGTTCGGCGCGACCCACCGCGCCGCCGCGTGGGCGATGCAGCGCGCCGGCGCGGGCGCGCGCCGGGTGCTCGGCCCCGCCCTCCGCTTCGTCCGCTCCTCCCCGGCCACGCGGCGGATGCGCGCCCGGCACGTGGGACAGGTCCGCATCCGCCGCGCCGGCCCGGGCGACGCCGCCGCGCTCGACGCCTTCGCCGCCGAGGCGCTGCCGCGGATGCGCGACCTCATCGCCCGGCAGGTGCGCGGCCGGTGGGCGGCGGAAGGCTTCCCGGTCGCCGCGTTCGACGCGCGGGGGACGGTGCGCGGCTTCACCTTCGTGGACGAGTACGCGGCGGAGGGGGTGGCGCTCCCCGGCCACTGGGTGCGCTCGGTCGGCGTGTCGCCGTGGGCGCGGCGGCTGGGACTGGGGCGCCAGCTCGTGCGCGCGGCGTGCGCGGAGGCGTACCGCGACGGCGTCACCCGCGTCTACGCCGACGTGCGCGAGGACAACGCGGCCTCGCTCGCCATGTTCCGCGGTCTGGGCTTCACCGAGGCGCCGCCGGAGCTCGCCGCAGCCGCCAACGCCGCGCTCGTCGTCCCCGGCGAGGTGCGGCGCGTCATCTTCGAATCTCCGCTCCCGCTCCCCGCGTAG
- a CDS encoding YpdA family putative bacillithiol disulfide reductase: MAEQQPFDIAVVGAGPCGLAVGVAARERGLSCVNFDRGPVTWSVYRYPTYTTFFSGPEKLEIANVPFTTAGDKPTRREALRYYRKLVTYFGLDVHQYEDVVEIERDGDDFILRTRIRDADDAEYRARNIVIATGYFDTPRRLDVPGAELDKVVHYFTEPFLYFDQDVVVIGAGNSAADAALTTWREGARVTIVHLFDKLDRGVKPWVRPDMENRIAEGSIPVLWRHRVVAIRPREVDVESLETGEIRTLPNDWVLAMTGYEPDPGLLRALGVTIDPKTGIPTHDRSTMATDVPGVYIAGVLAAGYDANKIFIENGKFHGPLIADAILGREPDPDTVTKAKSLAVAT, from the coding sequence ATGGCTGAGCAGCAGCCGTTCGACATCGCGGTGGTGGGGGCGGGGCCGTGCGGGCTGGCGGTGGGCGTGGCCGCCAGGGAGCGCGGCCTCTCGTGCGTGAACTTCGACCGCGGGCCGGTGACCTGGTCCGTCTACCGGTATCCCACGTACACGACGTTCTTCAGCGGGCCGGAGAAGCTGGAGATCGCCAACGTTCCCTTCACCACGGCGGGCGACAAGCCCACCCGGCGCGAGGCGCTGCGCTACTACCGCAAGCTGGTGACGTACTTCGGGCTCGACGTGCACCAGTACGAGGACGTGGTCGAGATCGAGCGCGACGGGGATGATTTCATCCTGCGCACCCGCATCCGCGACGCCGACGACGCCGAGTACCGGGCCAGGAACATCGTGATCGCCACCGGCTACTTCGACACGCCGCGGCGGCTGGACGTGCCCGGCGCGGAACTCGACAAGGTGGTGCACTACTTCACCGAGCCGTTCCTCTACTTCGACCAGGACGTCGTCGTCATCGGCGCGGGGAACAGCGCGGCCGACGCGGCGCTCACCACCTGGCGCGAGGGCGCGCGCGTGACCATCGTCCACCTCTTCGACAAGCTGGACCGCGGCGTGAAGCCGTGGGTGCGTCCCGACATGGAGAACCGCATCGCCGAGGGATCCATCCCCGTCCTCTGGCGCCACCGCGTCGTCGCCATCCGCCCGCGCGAGGTGGACGTGGAGAGCCTGGAGACGGGCGAGATCCGCACCCTGCCGAACGACTGGGTGCTGGCGATGACGGGATACGAGCCGGACCCCGGCCTCCTGCGCGCGCTTGGCGTCACCATCGACCCCAAGACCGGCATCCCGACGCACGACCGCTCGACGATGGCGACGGACGTCCCCGGCGTGTACATCGCGGGGGTGCTGGCGGCGGGCTACGACGCCAACAAGATCTTCATCGAGAACGGCAAGTTCCACGGCCCCCTGATCGCCGACGCCATCCTCGGCCGCGAGCCCGACCCCGATACGGTGACGAAGGCCAAGTCTCTCGCAGTGGCGACGTAG
- a CDS encoding PLP-dependent aspartate aminotransferase family protein encodes MTDPSRTPGPSTRAVHAGEGAKDLYGPVVNPIVLSTTFYNDPDGRGPVLYQRYGNAPNHVLAEARIAALEGAEDAVVLASGMAAMSCAVLSVVQAGDHVVATDAIYGGTRALLENELPRLGITTTFVDMFAPGWTDAFRPETKLVIGESPSNPLVRVLDLRALADEAHARGAVVMVDSTFASPINSRPLEHGVDLVMHSGTKYLGGHSDVTAGVIAGGAARVKAVRDRAKIWGPALDPHGVWLLERGMKTLALRMERHNANGLAVALWADSHPGIARVHYPGIPSHRDYETARRVLDGFGGMIGLEIAGGGPAAARFVRALQLAKVAPSLGSVETLVSEPRYTSHSAMTPEERAANGIRDGFVRVSLGIEDAADLIADFEQAVDAATNGATAAERREIPDEIAAD; translated from the coding sequence ATGACTGATCCCAGCCGCACGCCCGGGCCGTCCACCCGCGCCGTGCACGCGGGCGAGGGGGCGAAGGACCTCTACGGGCCGGTGGTGAACCCCATCGTCCTTTCCACCACCTTCTACAACGACCCCGACGGCCGCGGCCCGGTGCTCTACCAGCGCTATGGCAACGCGCCCAACCACGTGCTGGCCGAGGCGCGCATCGCCGCGCTGGAGGGGGCGGAGGACGCCGTCGTCCTGGCCAGCGGGATGGCGGCGATGTCGTGCGCCGTCCTTTCCGTCGTCCAGGCGGGCGACCACGTCGTCGCGACGGACGCCATCTACGGCGGCACCCGCGCGCTGCTGGAGAACGAGCTGCCGCGGCTGGGGATCACGACGACGTTCGTCGACATGTTCGCCCCCGGGTGGACCGACGCGTTCCGCCCGGAGACGAAGCTGGTGATCGGCGAGAGCCCGTCGAACCCGCTGGTCCGCGTGCTAGACCTGCGCGCGCTGGCGGACGAGGCGCACGCACGCGGCGCGGTGGTGATGGTGGATTCGACCTTCGCGTCGCCGATCAACTCGCGGCCGCTGGAGCACGGGGTAGACCTGGTGATGCACAGCGGCACCAAGTACCTGGGCGGCCACAGCGACGTGACCGCGGGGGTGATCGCCGGCGGCGCCGCGCGGGTGAAGGCGGTGCGCGACCGCGCGAAGATCTGGGGGCCGGCGCTCGACCCGCACGGCGTGTGGCTGCTGGAGCGGGGGATGAAGACGCTGGCGCTACGGATGGAGCGCCACAACGCCAACGGGCTGGCGGTCGCGCTCTGGGCGGATTCGCACCCGGGGATCGCGCGCGTGCACTACCCGGGGATCCCGTCGCACCGGGACTACGAGACGGCGCGGCGGGTGCTGGACGGCTTCGGGGGGATGATCGGGCTGGAGATCGCGGGCGGGGGACCGGCGGCGGCGCGCTTCGTCCGCGCGCTGCAGCTGGCGAAGGTGGCCCCGTCGCTGGGCAGCGTAGAGACGCTGGTGAGCGAGCCGCGCTACACCTCGCACTCGGCGATGACGCCCGAGGAGCGCGCCGCCAACGGCATCCGCGACGGCTTTGTGCGCGTGTCGCTGGGGATCGAGGACGCCGCCGACCTGATCGCCGACTTCGAGCAGGCGGTGGACGCGGCGACGAACGGCGCCACCGCCGCCGAGCGGCGCGAGATCCCGGACGAGATCGCGGCAGATTGA
- a CDS encoding peptidylprolyl isomerase, translating to MKTATFETNKGTFTAELYPDEAPGTVANFEKLAGSGFYDGIIFHRVIPDFVVQGGDPLTKELGLNHPRVGTGGPGWQIKCETEGNPHRHEEGSLSMAHAGKNTGGSQFFIVLSEANTRHLNGVHTVFGKVTQGMDVVRQLQKGDRMDKVTVADA from the coding sequence ATGAAAACCGCGACCTTCGAAACCAACAAAGGCACCTTCACCGCCGAGCTCTATCCCGACGAGGCGCCGGGGACGGTGGCGAACTTCGAGAAGCTGGCGGGGAGCGGCTTCTACGACGGGATCATCTTCCACCGCGTGATCCCCGACTTCGTGGTGCAGGGCGGCGACCCGCTGACCAAGGAGTTGGGGCTGAACCACCCGCGCGTGGGCACCGGCGGGCCCGGGTGGCAGATCAAGTGCGAGACCGAGGGGAATCCCCACCGGCACGAGGAAGGCTCGCTCTCGATGGCGCACGCGGGGAAGAACACCGGCGGGAGCCAGTTCTTCATCGTGCTGAGCGAGGCCAACACCCGGCACCTGAACGGGGTGCACACCGTGTTCGGCAAGGTCACGCAGGGGATGGACGTGGTGCGGCAGCTCCAGAAGGGCGACCGCATGGACAAGGTCACTGTCGCTGACGCCTGA
- a CDS encoding ATP-binding protein, whose amino-acid sequence MTRVVAVPPTLNGDAFEALLAESAGAGDEKLLFDARHVRFADPYGMLGLLALGTWLGEGGGRPMLQLPQSPEVVRYFGGMGFLAAAANAFEMAAPRGRVPESGALLPITVINSADDVHAVVNELNEGRVSALLTEKLGHSKVDAIGFSVLLSEVSQNIIEHAAAPGWVGIQTYRRWRGIERQVAVIAVMDLGVGFKGSLEREHAARFGDRWGDATALEAAFIHGVTRFREPGRGQGLKQIRKRVGKWGGKISIRSGTAKIADVPEWDDAQPLAKDLPYFPGAQIEIILPAKEPAPPQPAAPAPGARARTASPPPQRPRPG is encoded by the coding sequence ATGACGCGCGTGGTGGCGGTGCCCCCGACGCTGAACGGCGACGCCTTCGAGGCGCTCCTCGCCGAATCGGCCGGCGCGGGCGACGAGAAGCTGCTCTTCGACGCGCGCCACGTGCGCTTCGCCGACCCGTACGGGATGCTGGGCCTGCTGGCGCTCGGCACCTGGCTGGGCGAGGGAGGCGGGCGGCCCATGCTGCAGCTTCCGCAGTCGCCCGAGGTGGTGCGCTACTTCGGGGGGATGGGCTTCCTGGCCGCGGCGGCCAATGCGTTCGAGATGGCGGCGCCGCGCGGCCGCGTCCCCGAGAGCGGCGCGCTGCTGCCCATCACCGTGATCAACTCGGCCGACGACGTGCACGCGGTCGTCAACGAGCTGAACGAGGGGCGGGTGAGCGCGCTGCTGACCGAGAAGCTCGGCCACTCCAAGGTCGACGCCATCGGCTTCAGCGTCCTCCTCTCCGAAGTCTCCCAGAACATCATCGAGCACGCCGCCGCGCCCGGCTGGGTGGGGATCCAGACCTACCGGCGCTGGCGCGGAATCGAGCGGCAGGTGGCGGTGATCGCGGTGATGGACCTGGGCGTGGGCTTCAAGGGCTCGCTCGAGCGCGAGCACGCCGCGCGCTTCGGCGATCGCTGGGGCGACGCGACGGCGCTGGAGGCGGCGTTCATCCACGGCGTCACCCGCTTCCGCGAGCCGGGGCGCGGCCAGGGGCTCAAGCAGATCCGCAAGCGCGTGGGAAAGTGGGGCGGCAAGATCTCCATCCGCTCGGGCACCGCGAAGATCGCCGACGTTCCCGAGTGGGACGACGCGCAGCCGCTGGCGAAGGACCTGCCGTACTTCCCCGGCGCGCAGATCGAGATCATCCTGCCGGCGAAGGAGCCCGCGCCGCCGCAGCCCGCCGCGCCCGCCCCCGGCGCCCGCGCACGGACGGCGTCGCCGCCACCGCAGCGCCCGCGTCCGGGGTGA
- a CDS encoding dihydrofolate reductase family protein codes for MRKIVAFDRVSADGYFADAGGGLGWVVPEEALDREAAGGLGGSGTMLFGRRTYEMFESFWPHVSQDAPAGPDPHTPSRHSPEMVAMAKWINQAEKHVFSTTRNEVTWQNSHLHPTLDPREVEAMKGGEGGNIMLFGSGTIVSQLTERGLIDEYHFIVGPVLLGSGKLLVSGVPSTVRLELLEAKPYPNGNVMLKYARKG; via the coding sequence ATGCGGAAGATCGTGGCGTTCGACCGGGTGTCGGCGGACGGGTACTTCGCGGACGCGGGCGGCGGGCTGGGATGGGTGGTGCCGGAGGAGGCGCTCGACAGGGAGGCGGCGGGGGGCCTGGGCGGCAGCGGCACCATGCTGTTCGGCCGGCGGACGTACGAGATGTTCGAGTCGTTCTGGCCCCACGTGTCCCAGGACGCGCCGGCCGGGCCGGATCCTCACACCCCCAGCCGCCACTCGCCCGAGATGGTGGCGATGGCGAAATGGATCAACCAGGCCGAGAAGCACGTGTTCTCCACCACCCGCAACGAGGTGACGTGGCAGAACTCCCACCTCCATCCCACCCTCGACCCGCGCGAGGTGGAGGCGATGAAGGGTGGAGAGGGTGGCAACATCATGCTGTTCGGCAGCGGCACCATCGTCTCCCAGCTCACGGAGCGCGGGCTGATCGACGAGTACCACTTCATCGTCGGCCCCGTCCTGCTCGGAAGCGGGAAACTGCTCGTCAGCGGCGTGCCGTCGACCGTGCGTCTGGAGCTGCTGGAGGCCAAGCCGTATCCCAACGGCAACGTGATGCTGAAGTATGCGAGGAAGGGGTGA
- a CDS encoding DUF6596 domain-containing protein encodes MTAETLEATVGHLLRELAPQVLGAVARRHGDFAAAEDAVQEALIAAAMQWPAEGVPANPRGWLYHVALRRLTDHLRSEMARRRREDSVATAVWADWAFVPPPDGEVGVDRDDTLVLLFMCCHPALTPASAIALTLRAVGGLTTAEIANAFLVPEATMAQRISRAKAGIRSSGIPFEMPGEGERAGRLAAVLHVLYLIFNEGYASSIGPSLQRTDLSSEAIRLAHALNDLLPDDGEVAGLLALMLLTDARRAARTGPHGELIPLDEQDRALWDREEIDEGIALVSGALAKGAAGPYQLQAAIAAVHDEAARVEDTDWPQIMALYGVLMRMSDNPMVALNHAIAAAMVHGPRVGLERVEALAADPRMRGHYRLDAVRAHLLERAGDPGRALAHYRAAAEGTASIPERDYLNQKAARLRAATSGT; translated from the coding sequence GTGACGGCGGAGACGCTGGAAGCTACGGTCGGGCACCTGCTGCGCGAGCTGGCGCCGCAGGTGCTCGGCGCGGTGGCCCGCCGCCACGGGGACTTCGCCGCGGCGGAGGACGCGGTGCAGGAGGCGCTGATCGCCGCCGCGATGCAGTGGCCGGCGGAGGGCGTTCCCGCCAACCCGCGCGGGTGGCTCTACCACGTCGCGCTGCGGCGGCTCACCGATCATCTCCGCAGCGAGATGGCGCGCCGCCGCCGCGAGGACTCCGTGGCCACGGCGGTGTGGGCCGACTGGGCGTTCGTCCCCCCGCCCGACGGCGAGGTGGGCGTGGACCGTGACGACACCCTCGTCCTCCTCTTCATGTGCTGCCATCCCGCGCTCACCCCGGCGTCCGCCATCGCGCTGACGCTGCGCGCGGTGGGCGGTTTGACGACGGCGGAGATCGCCAACGCCTTCCTCGTTCCCGAGGCCACGATGGCGCAGCGGATCAGCCGCGCCAAGGCCGGCATCAGGTCGTCCGGCATCCCCTTCGAGATGCCGGGGGAAGGGGAGCGCGCGGGGCGGCTCGCGGCGGTGCTACACGTCCTCTATCTCATCTTCAACGAAGGATATGCGAGCAGCATCGGGCCCTCGCTGCAGCGCACCGATCTCTCCAGCGAGGCCATCCGACTGGCCCACGCGCTCAACGATCTCCTCCCGGACGATGGAGAGGTTGCCGGGCTGCTGGCGCTGATGCTGCTGACCGACGCCCGCCGCGCCGCGCGCACGGGCCCGCACGGCGAGCTGATCCCCCTCGACGAGCAGGACCGCGCGCTGTGGGACCGCGAGGAGATCGATGAGGGGATCGCGCTCGTCTCCGGAGCGCTGGCGAAGGGCGCCGCCGGCCCGTACCAGCTGCAGGCGGCGATCGCGGCGGTGCACGACGAGGCCGCGCGCGTGGAGGACACCGACTGGCCGCAGATCATGGCGCTCTACGGCGTGCTGATGCGGATGTCCGACAACCCCATGGTCGCGCTCAACCACGCGATCGCCGCGGCGATGGTGCACGGGCCGCGGGTGGGGCTGGAGCGGGTGGAGGCGCTGGCGGCCGACCCGCGGATGCGCGGCCACTACCGCCTGGACGCCGTCCGCGCGCACCTGCTGGAGCGCGCGGGCGACCCCGGGCGCGCCCTCGCCCACTACCGCGCCGCCGCGGAGGGGACGGCCAGCATCCCCGAGCGAGACTACCTCAACCAGAAGGCCGCGCGGCTGCGGGCGGCCACGTCCGGGACGTGA
- a CDS encoding YciI family protein has protein sequence MKYMMMMHVPAGTGDYQISGWSPEDFQAHIAFMHQFNQELTAAGEWVDGQGLTPPGQAKLVRAGKDGQPITDGPFAESKEFLAGYWIVDVASPERAYELAAKASAAPGPGGVPLNMPIEVRQVMSAPPTEL, from the coding sequence ATGAAGTACATGATGATGATGCACGTGCCCGCCGGCACCGGCGACTACCAGATCAGCGGCTGGTCGCCCGAGGACTTCCAGGCGCACATCGCGTTCATGCACCAGTTCAACCAGGAGCTGACCGCGGCGGGCGAGTGGGTCGACGGGCAGGGGCTGACGCCTCCGGGCCAGGCCAAGCTCGTCCGCGCGGGGAAGGACGGCCAGCCGATCACCGACGGGCCGTTCGCCGAGAGCAAGGAGTTCCTGGCCGGCTACTGGATCGTCGACGTGGCCTCGCCCGAGCGGGCGTACGAGCTGGCGGCGAAGGCCTCCGCGGCGCCCGGGCCCGGCGGCGTGCCGCTGAACATGCCCATCGAGGTGCGGCAGGTGATGAGCGCGCCACCCACCGAGCTGTGA
- a CDS encoding DUF4272 domain-containing protein translates to MVGELISLYLRDVDRGLIARRLREVAPSVQLDGPDDAWTQAVATFGRLWSRRTLTLSYDPAFSSEPNWSQQVDGMRGYFSQFPATSRTARVMGVIGTFRGVVATIFKPELKSLDDPRLAAVLAVAEATDAVIFTPGTLRDARGRVLYGAGGEPAEDPAAVWPRVAMQVPVTDPLGARMHERSRPTAPGEEGPADEAPSAERVAARALALTALTARAMLEREARQPAVDETYERLLEWARDAGADAEMEPEEREILRTPLGELHGQRHVDAAWRLEGLAVLAWALGRFELPPHDRVVDVGTLLTSMGVLDADAAAELLAEPPLRPREEIATLRNRLFALHWRLRDFSIRPRPMDFASFAATAWFGPLDLGGLTLVDGDLGVNGVRIDRASPDAVSTAMSIARERHQAANWLWEGPELYSEASEAT, encoded by the coding sequence ATGGTCGGTGAGCTGATCTCGCTTTACCTGCGGGATGTGGACCGGGGGCTCATCGCGCGGCGGCTGCGCGAGGTCGCGCCCTCGGTGCAGCTCGACGGCCCCGACGACGCGTGGACGCAGGCCGTGGCGACGTTCGGCAGGTTGTGGAGCCGGCGCACGCTCACGCTGTCGTACGACCCCGCGTTCTCCTCGGAGCCGAACTGGTCGCAGCAGGTCGACGGGATGCGGGGCTATTTCTCGCAATTCCCCGCCACGTCGCGGACCGCGCGGGTGATGGGGGTGATCGGCACGTTCCGCGGCGTCGTGGCCACCATCTTCAAGCCCGAGCTGAAGTCGCTCGACGACCCTCGCCTGGCCGCAGTGCTCGCGGTCGCGGAGGCCACGGACGCGGTGATCTTCACCCCTGGCACGCTGCGTGACGCGCGCGGCCGTGTCCTCTACGGCGCGGGCGGCGAGCCGGCCGAGGATCCCGCGGCGGTGTGGCCGCGCGTGGCGATGCAGGTGCCCGTCACGGATCCGCTGGGCGCGCGGATGCACGAGCGCTCGCGCCCCACCGCGCCCGGCGAGGAGGGTCCGGCCGACGAGGCGCCGTCGGCGGAGCGGGTGGCGGCGCGCGCCCTAGCGCTGACGGCGCTGACCGCGCGGGCCATGCTCGAGCGCGAAGCCCGCCAGCCCGCGGTCGACGAGACGTACGAGCGGCTGCTGGAGTGGGCGCGCGACGCCGGCGCCGACGCGGAGATGGAGCCGGAAGAGCGCGAGATCCTGCGCACGCCGCTGGGCGAGTTGCACGGTCAGCGGCACGTGGACGCCGCCTGGCGGCTGGAGGGGCTGGCGGTGCTGGCGTGGGCGCTCGGGCGGTTCGAGCTTCCGCCGCACGACCGCGTGGTGGACGTCGGCACGTTGCTGACGAGCATGGGCGTGCTCGACGCCGACGCCGCGGCCGAGCTGCTGGCCGAGCCCCCGCTCCGCCCGCGCGAGGAGATCGCCACGCTGCGCAACCGGCTGTTCGCGCTGCACTGGCGTCTGCGCGACTTCTCCATCCGCCCGCGCCCGATGGACTTCGCGAGCTTCGCGGCGACGGCCTGGTTCGGCCCGCTCGATCTCGGCGGCCTCACCCTCGTGGACGGCGACCTGGGGGTGAACGGCGTCCGCATCGACCGGGCCTCGCCCGACGCCGTCTCCACCGCGATGAGCATCGCGCGCGAGCGCCACCAGGCCGCGAACTGGCTGTGGGAGGGCCCGGAGCTCTACTCCGAGGCCAGCGAGGCAACGTAG
- a CDS encoding PfkB family carbohydrate kinase gives MKRLGILGTFVWDTCWTLADQAAGRAFESWGGMAYSLASAAATRPEGWEIVPIAHVGADLLGRAHAYLDTLGGVGPRTAVVPVDQPNNRVELVYTDEHNRGEQMRGGVRGWTWDELAPHVAGLDALLVNFFSGWEMDLASAERLARCFPGPVYADFHSLFLGPPRDGPRLPRRLPDWERWLGCFDVVQMNEEERALIAPPPSPTDPPAELLAYGPDAALVTLGPRGAAFAARGGDEARPGLRGERRITAAGAGHVPAHHRVTSGDPTGSGDVWGAAAWCGLLGGLGLRAAVERANAAAVVKMEHRGATALYEHLVARREAWA, from the coding sequence GTGAAACGCCTCGGCATCCTCGGCACCTTCGTTTGGGACACCTGCTGGACGCTGGCGGACCAGGCGGCGGGGCGCGCGTTCGAGTCGTGGGGCGGGATGGCGTACTCCCTCGCCTCCGCGGCGGCCACGCGACCCGAGGGGTGGGAGATCGTCCCCATCGCGCACGTCGGCGCAGACTTGCTCGGCCGCGCGCACGCGTACCTCGACACGCTCGGCGGCGTCGGGCCGCGCACGGCCGTCGTCCCCGTGGACCAGCCGAACAACCGCGTCGAGCTCGTCTACACCGACGAGCACAACCGCGGCGAGCAGATGCGCGGCGGCGTGCGCGGGTGGACGTGGGACGAGCTGGCGCCGCACGTCGCCGGGCTCGACGCGCTGCTCGTCAACTTCTTCTCCGGCTGGGAGATGGACCTCGCGTCGGCGGAGCGGCTGGCGCGCTGCTTTCCCGGCCCCGTCTACGCCGACTTCCACTCGCTCTTCCTCGGTCCTCCGCGCGACGGGCCGCGCCTCCCGCGCCGCCTCCCCGACTGGGAGCGCTGGCTCGGCTGCTTCGACGTGGTGCAGATGAACGAGGAGGAGCGCGCGCTGATCGCCCCGCCGCCGTCTCCCACCGATCCCCCCGCCGAGCTGCTGGCGTACGGGCCGGATGCGGCGCTGGTCACCCTCGGCCCCCGCGGCGCCGCCTTCGCCGCGCGCGGCGGCGACGAGGCGCGGCCGGGGCTGCGCGGCGAGCGGCGCATCACCGCCGCCGGCGCGGGCCACGTCCCCGCGCATCACCGCGTGACAAGCGGCGATCCCACCGGCTCGGGCGATGTCTGGGGCGCGGCGGCGTGGTGCGGCCTGCTCGGCGGCCTGGGCCTGCGCGCGGCCGTCGAGCGCGCCAACGCCGCCGCCGTCGTGAAGATGGAGCACCGCGGCGCGACGGCCCTGTACGAGCACCTCGTCGCGCGGCGGGAGGCGTGGGCATGA